A window of the Pseudomonas sp. B21_DOA genome harbors these coding sequences:
- the creC gene encoding two-component system sensor histidine kinase CreC yields the protein MSLGLRIFLVYVLFVGLTGYFVLNTVMEEIRPGVRQSTEETLVDTANLMAEILRDDFKAGTLSENRWPQLLRAYGERQPQATIWGLPKNQVNHRIYVTDAKGIVVLDSSGVAVGQDYSRWNDVYLTLRGEYGARSSRSDPADPSSSVMHVGAPIRDNGKIIGVVTVAKPNSSLQPYVDRTERRLLFYGAGLIGLGLLFGALLSWWLSRALHRLTGYAQAVSEGRRVEVPHYRGGELEQLATAVEQMRTQLEGKAYVERYVHTLTHELKSPLAAIRGAAELLQSDMPAVQRLRFVSNIDSESARMQQLIERLLNLAQVEQRQGLEERVAVPLVLLVAELLKAQAARIEGKQLRVEQAIGEDLLLIGEPFLLRQALGNLLENALDFTPAQGLLRLRAERVGEQVEFRLFNQATPIPDYALPRLTERFYSLPRPDSGRKSTGLGLNFVEEVVKLHGGVMRIGNVEGGVEVVLRLP from the coding sequence ATGTCGCTGGGGCTGCGGATTTTTCTGGTGTACGTGCTGTTTGTCGGCCTGACCGGCTATTTCGTCCTCAACACGGTGATGGAAGAAATCCGCCCCGGCGTGCGTCAGTCCACCGAAGAGACGCTGGTGGACACCGCCAACCTGATGGCAGAAATCCTGCGCGACGATTTCAAGGCCGGCACCCTCAGCGAGAACCGCTGGCCGCAATTGCTCCGTGCGTATGGCGAGCGTCAGCCGCAAGCGACCATCTGGGGCTTGCCGAAAAACCAGGTCAACCACCGCATCTATGTCACCGACGCCAAGGGCATCGTCGTGCTCGACTCCAGCGGCGTCGCAGTCGGCCAGGATTATTCGCGCTGGAACGATGTTTACCTGACCCTGCGCGGCGAGTACGGCGCGCGCTCCAGCCGCAGTGATCCTGCCGATCCGAGCTCGTCTGTGATGCACGTCGGCGCGCCGATTCGCGACAACGGCAAGATCATCGGCGTGGTCACTGTGGCCAAGCCCAACAGTTCGCTGCAACCCTACGTCGATCGCACCGAGCGGCGTTTACTGTTTTACGGCGCCGGACTGATCGGCCTCGGCCTGCTCTTCGGCGCCTTGCTCTCATGGTGGCTCAGCCGCGCGCTGCACCGATTGACCGGTTATGCCCAGGCGGTGAGCGAAGGCCGGCGCGTGGAAGTGCCGCACTATCGCGGCGGCGAACTGGAGCAACTGGCCACAGCGGTCGAGCAGATGCGCACGCAGCTCGAAGGCAAGGCCTACGTCGAGCGCTACGTGCACACCCTGACCCATGAATTGAAAAGTCCGCTGGCGGCCATTCGAGGCGCAGCGGAATTGCTGCAAAGTGATATGCCGGCCGTCCAGCGTTTGCGCTTTGTCAGCAACATCGACAGCGAGAGCGCGCGGATGCAGCAGTTGATCGAGCGCCTGCTCAACCTGGCGCAAGTCGAACAGCGCCAAGGGCTGGAAGAGCGCGTGGCCGTGCCGCTGGTGCTGTTGGTCGCAGAACTGCTCAAGGCGCAAGCCGCGCGGATCGAGGGCAAACAACTGCGCGTCGAGCAAGCGATCGGCGAGGATCTGCTGTTGATTGGCGAGCCGTTTCTGCTGCGCCAGGCGTTGGGCAATCTGCTGGAAAACGCGCTGGATTTCACTCCGGCGCAGGGCTTGTTGCGCTTGCGTGCCGAGCGTGTTGGCGAGCAGGTCGAGTTCCGCCTGTTCAACCAGGCCACGCCGATTCCCGATTACGCCTTGCCGCGTCTGACCGAACGCTTCTACTCGTTGCCGCGCCCGGACAGCGGACGCAAAAGCACCGGGCTGGGGCTGAACTTCGTTGAAGAAGTGGTCAAGTTGCATGGCGGGGTGATGCGCATTGGCAATGTCGAGGGCGGGGTTGAGGTGGTATTGCGCCTGCCTTGA
- the creB gene encoding two-component system response regulator CreB — translation MPHILIVEDEAAIADTLIFALQGEGFSTTWLNLGAAALEHQRQTPADLIILDIGLPDISGFETCKQLRRFTEVPVLFLSARDAEIDRVVGLEIGADDYVVKPFSPREVAARVKAILKRMAPRATLEAGSTLFRIDAERVQISYRGQPLSLTRHEFRLLQCLLEQPERVFSREQLLDALGVAADAGYERSIDSHIKSLRAKLRLVRAEAEPIQTHRGLGYSYSPGHS, via the coding sequence ATGCCGCACATCCTGATTGTCGAAGACGAAGCGGCGATTGCCGACACATTGATTTTTGCCTTGCAGGGCGAGGGGTTCAGCACCACGTGGCTGAACCTCGGCGCGGCGGCGCTGGAGCATCAGCGGCAAACCCCGGCCGACCTGATCATTCTCGATATCGGTCTGCCGGACATCAGTGGCTTCGAAACCTGCAAGCAATTGCGGCGCTTCACGGAAGTGCCGGTGCTGTTTCTCAGCGCCCGCGACGCCGAGATCGACCGCGTCGTGGGTCTGGAGATCGGTGCCGACGATTACGTGGTCAAGCCGTTCAGCCCGCGTGAAGTGGCAGCGCGGGTCAAAGCCATCCTCAAACGCATGGCGCCGCGCGCAACCCTGGAAGCAGGCTCAACGCTGTTTCGCATCGATGCCGAACGCGTACAGATCAGCTATCGCGGCCAGCCGCTGAGCCTGACCCGCCATGAATTCCGCTTGTTGCAATGCTTGCTCGAACAACCTGAGCGGGTGTTCAGCCGCGAGCAATTGCTCGATGCGCTGGGCGTAGCGGCCGATGCCGGTTACGAGCGCAGCATCGACAGCCACATCAAAAGCCTGCGCGCCAAGTTGCGCCTGGTGCGCGCCGAGGCCGAGCCGATCCAGACCCATCGCGGCCTCGGTTACAGCTACAGCCCGGGGCACAGCTGA
- the fdhA gene encoding formaldehyde dehydrogenase, glutathione-independent gives MSGNRGVVYLGAGKVEVQKIDYPKMQDPRGRKIEHGVILKVVSTNICGSDQHMVRGRTTAQTGLVLGHEITGEVIEKGSDVENLKIGDLVSVPFNVACGRCRSCKEQHTGVCLTVNPARAGGAYGYVDMGDWTGGQAEYVLVPYADFNLLKLPDRDKAMEKIRDLTCLSDILPTGYHGAVTAGVGPGSSVYIAGAGPVGLAAAASARLLGAAVVIVGDVNTIRLAHAKAQGFEVVDLSKDTPLHEQIAALLGEPEVDCAVDCVGFEARGHGHDGVKAEAPATVLNSLMGVVRVAGKIGIPGLYVTEDPGAVDAAAKMGSLSIRFGLGWAKSHSFHTGQTPVMKYNRQLMQAIMWDRINIAEVVGVQVISLDQAPEGYGEFDAGVPKKFVIDPHKLFSAA, from the coding sequence ATGTCTGGCAATCGTGGTGTGGTGTATCTCGGCGCTGGCAAGGTCGAAGTACAGAAAATCGACTATCCGAAAATGCAGGACCCGCGTGGTCGCAAGATCGAGCACGGGGTCATTCTCAAAGTGGTATCCACCAACATCTGCGGCTCCGACCAGCACATGGTGCGCGGCCGGACCACGGCGCAGACCGGTCTGGTGCTGGGTCACGAAATTACCGGCGAGGTGATCGAAAAGGGCTCCGACGTCGAAAACCTGAAGATCGGCGATCTGGTCTCTGTTCCGTTCAACGTGGCTTGCGGGCGCTGCCGTTCCTGCAAGGAGCAACACACCGGCGTCTGCCTGACCGTCAACCCGGCCCGTGCCGGCGGCGCATACGGTTACGTCGACATGGGTGACTGGACCGGTGGCCAGGCCGAATACGTGCTGGTGCCGTACGCCGACTTCAACCTGCTGAAACTGCCGGATCGCGACAAGGCCATGGAGAAAATCCGCGACCTGACCTGCCTCTCCGACATCCTCCCGACCGGTTACCACGGCGCGGTTACTGCCGGCGTTGGCCCGGGCAGCTCCGTGTACATTGCCGGCGCCGGCCCGGTCGGTCTGGCCGCTGCCGCTTCCGCACGTTTGCTCGGTGCGGCGGTGGTGATTGTCGGCGACGTCAACACCATCCGCCTGGCCCACGCCAAGGCCCAGGGTTTTGAGGTCGTCGACCTGTCCAAGGACACCCCGCTGCACGAACAGATCGCCGCGCTGCTGGGCGAGCCGGAAGTCGACTGTGCGGTGGACTGCGTCGGTTTCGAAGCCCGCGGCCACGGCCACGACGGCGTCAAGGCCGAAGCCCCGGCCACGGTGCTCAACTCACTGATGGGCGTGGTGCGGGTAGCCGGCAAGATAGGTATCCCGGGCCTGTACGTCACCGAAGACCCGGGTGCTGTGGACGCCGCCGCGAAAATGGGCAGCCTGAGCATCCGCTTCGGCCTGGGCTGGGCAAAATCCCACAGCTTCCACACCGGCCAGACTCCAGTGATGAAATACAACCGCCAGCTGATGCAGGCGATCATGTGGGACCGCATCAACATCGCCGAAGTGGTCGGCGTGCAAGTGATCAGCCTCGATCAGGCGCCGGAAGGTTACGGCGAGTTCGATGCCGGCGTGCCGAAGAAGTTTGTGATTGATCCGCACAAGTTGTTCAGTGCGGCGTGA
- a CDS encoding DUF2780 domain-containing protein, giving the protein MKISRGFALASLLTLAAGPVFAGFSLNDVAGAVAGMQGGDKAAAAAPTSETAGLLSALSALDVTPEQAVGGTSAMLGLAKNQLSSTDYSQLAKEVPGIDKLSGGSGNLAALGALLGSSGKSAGLENALGNVKDTNDLNNAFSALGMDSGMIGQFAPVLLQYLGQQGVGGSLLSSLGSIWGTGTGTGT; this is encoded by the coding sequence ATGAAGATTTCACGCGGTTTTGCCCTGGCATCGCTCCTGACTCTGGCCGCCGGGCCGGTGTTTGCCGGTTTCAGTTTGAACGACGTGGCCGGTGCGGTAGCGGGGATGCAGGGTGGTGACAAGGCGGCCGCTGCGGCGCCGACCTCGGAGACCGCTGGTTTGTTGAGTGCTCTGAGTGCGCTGGACGTCACGCCGGAGCAGGCTGTTGGCGGTACCAGCGCGATGCTTGGGCTGGCGAAGAATCAGTTGAGCAGCACCGACTATTCGCAACTGGCCAAGGAAGTGCCGGGCATCGATAAGCTGTCCGGTGGCAGCGGCAATCTGGCGGCGCTGGGCGCGTTGCTCGGTTCGTCCGGCAAGTCCGCTGGCCTTGAGAATGCGTTGGGCAATGTCAAAGACACCAACGACCTGAACAACGCGTTCAGCGCGCTGGGCATGGACAGCGGCATGATCGGCCAGTTTGCCCCGGTGTTGCTGCAATATCTCGGTCAGCAGGGCGTCGGTGGTTCGCTGTTGAGCAGCCTGGGCAGCATCTGGGGCACCGGCACCGGCACCGGCACTTGA
- the creD gene encoding cell envelope integrity protein CreD, translated as MNKNLTIKLGAIALLIMLLLIPLLMIDGIIDERQLLRDGVLEDIARSSSYSQQLTGPVMVVPYRKVVRTWKTNEKTNKRYEEVSEARGRLYFLPERFELDGQVQTELRKRGIYEARLFHADNRIDGHFSLPAQLGIKENFADYRFDAPYLAVGISDIRGIENALKLELGGQQLDFVPGSEVAWIGEGVHVTLPALDASKATQLTFGFDLRLQGTGSLRVVPVGKTSSVSLAANWPHPSFVGNFLPAKREINDQGFSADWQTSFFSTNLQEAMERCVAGDCDALNGRSFGVSFIDPVDQYLKSDRAIKYALLFIVLTFAGFFLFEVLKSLAVHPVQYALVGVALAFFYLLLLSLSEHIGFALAYLLSASGCVLLIGFYVSHVLRSARHGLSFSAGLAALYGLLYGLLSAEDYALLMGSLMLFGLLGVFMVLTRKLDWYGIGLKPARPLEFDVEAMQ; from the coding sequence ATGAACAAGAATCTGACCATCAAGCTCGGCGCGATTGCCTTGCTGATCATGCTGTTATTGATCCCGTTGCTGATGATCGACGGCATCATCGATGAGCGTCAGCTACTGCGCGACGGTGTGCTCGAAGACATCGCGCGCAGTTCCAGTTACAGCCAGCAGCTGACCGGGCCGGTGATGGTGGTGCCGTATCGCAAGGTGGTGCGCACCTGGAAGACCAACGAGAAAACCAACAAGCGCTACGAAGAAGTCAGCGAGGCGCGCGGGCGTCTGTACTTTCTGCCGGAGCGTTTTGAACTCGACGGCCAGGTGCAGACCGAACTGCGCAAACGCGGCATTTACGAGGCGCGGCTGTTCCACGCCGATAACCGTATCGACGGGCATTTTTCCCTGCCGGCACAGTTGGGCATCAAGGAAAATTTTGCCGATTACCGATTCGACGCGCCGTACCTCGCCGTGGGTATCAGCGACATTCGCGGCATCGAAAACGCGCTGAAACTCGAGCTCGGCGGCCAGCAACTGGACTTCGTGCCCGGCAGCGAAGTGGCCTGGATCGGCGAGGGCGTACACGTGACCCTGCCGGCGCTCGACGCCAGCAAAGCCACGCAATTGACCTTCGGTTTCGACCTGCGCCTGCAAGGCACCGGCTCGCTGCGGGTGGTGCCGGTGGGCAAGACCAGCAGTGTCAGCCTCGCCGCCAACTGGCCGCACCCCAGCTTCGTCGGCAACTTCCTGCCGGCCAAGCGCGAGATCAACGATCAGGGTTTCAGCGCCGACTGGCAGACCTCGTTTTTCTCCACCAACCTGCAAGAGGCGATGGAGCGCTGCGTCGCTGGCGACTGTGATGCACTCAACGGCCGCAGCTTCGGCGTCAGCTTCATCGATCCGGTGGATCAGTACCTGAAGAGCGATCGGGCGATCAAATATGCGCTGCTGTTCATCGTCCTGACCTTCGCCGGTTTCTTCCTCTTCGAAGTGCTGAAAAGCCTGGCGGTGCACCCGGTGCAATATGCCCTGGTCGGTGTTGCGCTGGCGTTCTTTTACCTGCTGCTGCTGTCGCTGTCGGAACACATCGGTTTTGCGCTGGCGTATCTGTTGTCGGCCAGTGGCTGTGTGTTGCTGATCGGCTTCTATGTCAGCCACGTCCTGCGCAGCGCGCGGCATGGCTTGAGTTTCTCGGCCGGGCTGGCGGCGCTGTATGGCTTGCTGTACGGCTTGCTCAGCGCCGAGGATTACGCGCTGTTGATGGGCTCGCTGATGCTGTTCGGTCTGCTCGGGGTGTTCATGGTGCTGACGCGCAAACTGGACTGGTACGGGATTGGTTTGAAGCCGGCCAGGCCGCTGGAGTTTGACGTGGAGGCGATGCAATGA
- a CDS encoding ATP-dependent zinc protease — protein sequence MKSLLALFALVALPVMAAEPTLYGRYEYIALPEIGGEVLKAKMDTGALTASLSAKDIETFTRDGEDWVRFRLATKDASNKVFEHKVARISKIKSRSDEDDEERDSSDVAKRPVVDLELCLGNVKRTVEVNLTDRSHFNYPLLIGAKALREFGAAVNPARRYTADKPDC from the coding sequence GTGAAATCCCTCCTTGCTCTGTTTGCCCTCGTCGCGCTGCCGGTCATGGCCGCCGAGCCGACGCTGTACGGTCGCTACGAATACATCGCGCTGCCGGAAATCGGTGGCGAAGTGCTCAAGGCCAAAATGGACACCGGCGCGCTTACCGCCTCGCTGTCGGCCAAGGACATCGAGACCTTCACCCGCGATGGCGAAGACTGGGTGCGTTTCCGCCTCGCCACCAAGGACGCCAGCAACAAGGTTTTCGAGCACAAGGTCGCGCGCATCAGCAAGATCAAAAGCCGTTCCGACGAGGACGATGAAGAGCGCGACAGCAGCGATGTCGCCAAGCGTCCGGTGGTCGATCTGGAACTGTGCCTGGGCAACGTCAAGCGCACCGTCGAGGTCAACCTGACCGACCGCAGCCACTTCAACTATCCGCTGCTGATCGGCGCCAAGGCCTTGCGCGAGTTCGGCGCGGCGGTCAATCCGGCGCGGCGTTACACCGCCGACAAGCCTGACTGCTAA